The following are encoded in a window of Candidatus Zixiibacteriota bacterium genomic DNA:
- a CDS encoding 50S ribosomal protein L28 — MAQVCEICGKRPGIGHNVSHAHNLSIRRWKPNLQKVRAKVNGRPKRIKVCTKCLKAGKVIK, encoded by the coding sequence ATGGCACAAGTTTGTGAAATATGCGGTAAGAGACCCGGCATTGGCCATAATGTGAGTCATGCTCACAACTTATCAATAAGGCGCTGGAAACCAAATCTGCAAAAAGTTCGGGCAAAAGTAAATGGCCGTCCCAAAAGGATTAAGGTCTGCACGAAATGCCTTAAAGCCGGCAAAGTTATTAAATAG
- the recG gene encoding ATP-dependent DNA helicase RecG, whose protein sequence is MYQDNFISDSQKKALDFLFSDVKYLKGIGPAKAKVLKDMKINSTLDLFFYIPRKYLDYRDIKPISKLKIGETASVIGQVVSSGFTHGRRRRFIVYIQDKTANLELVWFSGYKYLESMITAGDVLSVTGKVGFYNGFQISHPEFDIVSGDDDKLIHTQRIIPVYPETASLKQVKLHSRGLRKVIKNALEQLKKVRCETLPENLRMKYGLLNLAGAISQTHFPDSVKAAEQGIRRLAFEELFYIELLLAARHNKRTAREPGISFPPPKKLGRKLLDALDFELTRAQKKVLKEIYNDMEKPHPMNRLLQGDVGSGKTIVAILTMLGAVEAGYQAALMAPTEILAEQHGHTLSGMLDDFGIEAIVITGSMPEERKQTALKKITNGKADVIIGTHALIQGKVKFKNLGLIVIDEQHKFGVAQRGMLQKKGLAPDTLVMTATPIPRTLAMTVYGDLDVSVINQMPAGRKPIKTAFVPYEKREGMYKFIRNKIKSGQQAYILYPLVEESEKLDLKAARESYEMLSRDIFPDLKLALLHGRMKGKAKNKIMMDFKDGAIDIIIATTVIEVGLDVANANIMVIEHAERFGLSQLHQLRGRIGRGHRQSYCFLLSDTNLSKEAEERIKILCSTNDGFKIAEADMSIRGPGEIMGTRQHGLPELKVASLFDTEMLLLARKSAFELLSNDEMLMKPKNRLLREALIRKFEKKIKYSKIA, encoded by the coding sequence ATGTATCAGGATAACTTCATATCAGATTCTCAAAAAAAAGCTCTCGATTTTTTATTCTCGGATGTTAAATACCTTAAGGGAATCGGCCCCGCCAAAGCTAAGGTATTGAAAGACATGAAAATAAACTCAACGCTTGACCTTTTCTTTTATATACCCAGAAAATATCTCGATTATAGAGACATCAAACCTATCAGCAAACTTAAAATCGGTGAAACTGCCTCGGTGATTGGCCAAGTTGTATCATCCGGTTTTACACATGGCCGGCGGCGGCGTTTTATTGTTTATATTCAGGATAAAACGGCAAATCTCGAATTAGTCTGGTTTTCCGGCTATAAGTATCTCGAAAGTATGATTACTGCCGGTGATGTTTTATCTGTTACCGGCAAGGTTGGTTTTTATAATGGCTTCCAAATATCGCATCCCGAGTTTGATATTGTCTCCGGCGATGATGATAAGCTTATTCATACGCAAAGGATAATTCCGGTTTATCCGGAAACAGCTTCCTTGAAACAGGTGAAGCTTCATTCACGGGGTTTAAGGAAAGTAATTAAAAACGCCCTTGAGCAGCTTAAAAAAGTCCGCTGTGAAACCCTTCCTGAAAACTTGCGCATGAAATACGGGCTTTTAAATCTTGCCGGGGCAATTTCTCAGACACACTTCCCTGATTCTGTCAAAGCCGCCGAGCAAGGTATAAGACGTCTGGCTTTCGAGGAATTGTTTTATATTGAGCTTCTGCTGGCCGCCCGTCACAATAAAAGAACTGCCCGTGAACCGGGCATATCTTTCCCGCCGCCGAAAAAGCTTGGCAGAAAGCTGCTGGATGCTCTTGATTTTGAATTAACGAGAGCGCAGAAAAAGGTCTTGAAAGAAATATACAACGATATGGAAAAACCGCATCCGATGAACCGCTTGCTTCAGGGCGATGTCGGCTCGGGCAAAACTATTGTTGCCATACTGACAATGCTGGGAGCCGTTGAGGCAGGTTATCAAGCCGCTTTGATGGCGCCTACTGAAATCTTAGCTGAACAGCATGGCCATACATTATCCGGCATGCTTGATGATTTTGGCATTGAAGCTATAGTTATTACCGGCTCGATGCCCGAGGAAAGAAAACAAACCGCATTAAAGAAAATTACCAATGGTAAGGCTGATGTAATCATAGGAACACACGCTTTGATTCAGGGAAAAGTAAAGTTCAAAAATCTGGGTTTGATTGTTATTGATGAACAGCATAAGTTTGGCGTTGCTCAACGCGGTATGCTTCAAAAAAAGGGGTTGGCTCCAGATACGCTGGTGATGACAGCTACACCGATTCCCCGCACACTGGCTATGACTGTTTACGGCGATCTTGATGTTTCGGTAATTAATCAAATGCCTGCCGGACGCAAGCCTATCAAGACTGCTTTTGTGCCGTATGAAAAAAGAGAGGGGATGTATAAATTTATTCGCAATAAAATAAAATCAGGACAGCAGGCTTATATATTATATCCTCTGGTCGAGGAATCAGAAAAATTAGACCTTAAGGCGGCCCGCGAAAGTTATGAAATGTTAAGCCGCGATATATTCCCCGATTTGAAACTTGCCCTGCTTCACGGGCGTATGAAAGGTAAGGCTAAAAATAAAATAATGATGGATTTTAAGGATGGCGCTATTGATATTATAATTGCCACTACCGTTATCGAGGTTGGTCTTGATGTTGCTAATGCCAACATCATGGTTATTGAGCATGCCGAAAGGTTCGGTTTATCCCAGCTTCACCAGCTCCGCGGGCGAATAGGCAGAGGTCATCGGCAGTCATATTGTTTTTTATTGAGCGATACAAATCTCTCAAAAGAGGCAGAAGAAAGAATTAAAATATTGTGTTCGACAAACGATGGCTTCAAAATCGCCGAGGCTGATATGAGTATACGCGGGCCGGGTGAAATAATGGGTACCCGTCAGCACGGACTGCCAGAGCTTAAAGTTGCCAGTTTATTTGATACGGAAATGTTATTGCTTGCCAGAAAGAGCGCTTTTGAATTATTATCTAATGACGAGATGTTGATGAAGCCAAAAAATCGTCTATTACGCGAGGCGCTTATCAGGAAATTTGAAAAAAAGATTAAATATTCAAAAATCGCCTGA
- a CDS encoding DUF1844 domain-containing protein, which produces MVNNTEQENVSPQFAQLVLSFHGAAWQQMGKIANQMTGKVERNLEMAKYSIDILGMIEEKTKGNLTDQEAKILQQVLTELRMNYVEEIKTPDSDEKKQDEDTANKDSEKNDNK; this is translated from the coding sequence ATGGTCAATAATACCGAACAGGAAAATGTTTCGCCGCAATTCGCTCAGCTTGTTTTAAGCTTTCATGGTGCCGCCTGGCAGCAGATGGGTAAAATTGCCAACCAAATGACCGGCAAGGTAGAACGAAATCTTGAAATGGCTAAATACTCAATAGATATTCTGGGGATGATTGAGGAAAAAACAAAAGGCAACCTCACCGACCAGGAAGCGAAAATACTTCAGCAAGTACTTACAGAATTGAGAATGAACTATGTGGAGGAAATAAAAACACCTGATTCCGACGAAAAGAAACAGGATGAAGATACAGCTAATAAGGACAGCGAAAAAAACGATAATAAATAG
- the murB gene encoding UDP-N-acetylmuramate dehydrogenase: protein MQIKRLDFRRYCIILNIKAGEFALLQDKLSDEVLKLERLASYTTFGIGGPAKYFFKSNSPSKLVAAYNAAAAGGINCFILGGGSNVLFPDEGYDGLVIKDECCDYIVEKDVISAQSGVVLDKLVDIAVEHSLTGFEFAAGIPGNVGGAIYGNAGAFGDCIADIMKSAIVYSNEDGVKVVDSDYFEFAYRHSRLKNKQELILSASFKLSSGQKLDIADKINKHRRLRLLKHPIEEGCAGSVFKNIKQPKLLPAGKLLEKAGAKGMKIGGAEVYEKHCNIIINRGGAKAADVCKLAALMREKVYNKFNIKLEYELLIL, encoded by the coding sequence ATACAAATTAAAAGGCTTGATTTTCGGAGGTATTGCATTATTTTAAATATAAAGGCGGGCGAGTTTGCTCTTTTACAAGATAAACTAAGCGATGAAGTTTTAAAGCTTGAAAGGCTTGCTTCATATACTACTTTTGGGATTGGCGGACCGGCAAAGTATTTCTTTAAATCCAACAGCCCAAGCAAGTTGGTGGCGGCATATAATGCCGCAGCTGCCGGTGGTATCAATTGCTTTATACTTGGCGGCGGTTCTAATGTTCTTTTCCCCGATGAGGGTTACGATGGCTTGGTGATTAAAGATGAGTGTTGCGACTATATCGTGGAGAAGGATGTAATATCAGCTCAATCAGGCGTAGTTCTCGATAAACTGGTTGATATCGCAGTTGAGCATTCACTTACCGGTTTTGAATTTGCCGCAGGAATTCCGGGCAATGTAGGCGGCGCAATTTATGGCAATGCCGGTGCTTTTGGCGATTGTATAGCTGATATAATGAAATCAGCAATCGTTTATAGCAATGAGGATGGCGTTAAAGTTGTCGACAGCGATTATTTTGAATTCGCTTATAGACACAGCCGGCTTAAAAATAAACAGGAGTTGATTCTGTCAGCCAGCTTTAAACTTAGTTCTGGGCAAAAGCTTGATATTGCCGATAAGATAAATAAACATCGCCGCTTACGGCTATTAAAGCATCCCATTGAGGAAGGATGCGCCGGCTCGGTTTTTAAAAATATAAAACAGCCAAAGCTGTTGCCTGCCGGAAAACTGCTTGAGAAGGCTGGAGCAAAAGGAATGAAAATCGGCGGAGCGGAGGTTTACGAGAAGCACTGCAACATTATCATTAACAGAGGCGGAGCAAAAGCCGCCGATGTATGCAAACTTGCGGCGCTAATGCGGGAAAAAGTTTATAATAAATTTAACATTAAACTCGAATATGAGTTACTGATTTTATAA